A genomic stretch from Streptomyces sp. NBC_00341 includes:
- a CDS encoding SDR family NAD(P)-dependent oxidoreductase, which produces MMSNEDKLLGYLKKVTLELHETKQRLHSMESAGTEPVVVVGMGCRFPGGVNSPDDLWRLVADGVDALGAFPPDRGWDALQGVGGFVEGVADFDAGLFGISPREALAMDPQQRLLLEVVWESLERSGIAPFSLRGLPVGVFAGTNGQDYPTALALAGESAEGYGGTGSSGSVLSGRISYALGLEGPAVTIDTACSSSLVALHLAAQSLRSGECDLALAGGVTVMSTPGAFIEFERQGGLAGDGRCKAFSDDADGTGWGEGAGVLVLERLSDARRSGHQVLAVLRGSAVNQDGASNGLTAPNGPSQQRVIREALASARLSSADVDVVEAHGTGTKLGDPIEAQALLATYGQDRPADQPLWLGSIKSNIGHTQAAAGVAGVMKMILAMRHGVLPRSLHVGTPSSHVDWSAGAVELLAEPRAWPHSERVRRAGVSSFGISGTNAHVLVEEAPPSQLAQVPQELLELPVVPWVVSSKSAAGVADQARRLASGVDGLDACDVGLSLGTTRAALEHRAVVLGADTGELRARLGEPLVPVVARDGLTGFVFSGQGGQRVGMGQELAESFPVFAAALDEVCAHFDGLREVMFTDAEALKSTGWAQPALFAVEVALFRLLESWGVRPDYLVGHSVGELAAAHVAGVFSLADACKLVAARAALMQALPAGGAMWAVRATLDEVTPLLVDGVSVAAVNAPGQVVLSGAREAVEAVASGLADRQGRWLEVSHAFHSVLMDPMLDEFRAAADALEMRSPEIPVVSTLTGEPIARFTGSYWVDQVRGTVRFADAITHLKSSGVTRFLELGPDATLTGAVDETYDGESLAVAALNRKQSEPATAVEALARLWADGADVDWAAFYAPTGARTVDLPTYAFQHQRYWPTARLTAGPRPLGSAGAGHPLLQAMIGLADSGDVLFLGGLSAQSHPWLADHQVAGRIVFPGTGLLDLALCAGSRVGCERVEELTLTAPLVIPESGIVYVQLLVGARDAAGCRSVQVSSRQDSEPADRWTRHATGLLSAAQDEEPSYDLAQWPPDGAQEVDTAGLYEALAALGLQYGPVFRGLRRAWRRADELFVETLLSDPAQPSGAGTYPLHPAVLDSVLHAMALGATASSGADAAGSGTPGRLPFSWSGVALHAEGAGALRARLTHSGPDSIAVQVADVLGRPVAEVASLTLRPMAVDARDSEGAGAAGSADDAPKDALFRLDWMRIAAPDAPAGPGPVLLGEDAGSAAYRDLAALRTAIDAGHPVPDVVMARAAGTAATADSATASGAGLADSTHEAVLHALALLQDWLADERFETSRLVLVCEGAVAVRPGENVRDLPGAAVWGLVRSAQSEHPERFQLIDVQGGPTADAEAAYGSSEPQLAVRDGELFACRLAVAPPTAQAPVWDPDGTVLLTGATGELGGVISRHLVTTHGVRRLLLLSRRGPDAPGAAELTAELTAHGAEVTLLACDVADRDALAAALGTVPAGHPLTGVVHTAGVLADATVMSLTPEQVARVLRPKVDAALQLHELTRDAPLSAFVLFSSVSAALGAPGQGNYAAANAFLDALAQRRRAEGLPGLSLGWGLWDGSGEMTGELGDTDRRRMARGGVVPLSMADGTALFDLAAATGHAAVLPVRLDLAVLRESAEHLPPVFRGLVRPPRRRAAAADTVTADALSDRLTPLPAEERLAALRELVQDRAATVLGHGSAHDVAPDQPFHELGFDSLTAVELRNHLNAATGLRLSATLVFDHPTADAVARHVLERLFGAQRPERVPAAPARTRGPDSDDPVVIVGMACRYPGGVRSADDLWDLVSTGADGVTPFPVDRGWDLERLYDADPDTGGASYVREGGFLHDAAEFDAAFFGISPREALVMDPQQRLLLETSWEAVESAGIDPTALRGGRTGVFAGVMYHDYLARLHTVPKGAEGFLGTGSAGSVVTGRVAYLLGLEGPAVTIDTACSSSLVALHLAAQALRSGECDTALAGGVTVMATPGTFIDFSRQRGLAPDGRCKSFSSTADGTGWAEGVGMLLLERLSDARRHGHRVLAVVRGSAVNQDGASNGLTAPNGPAQQRVIQEALDRAGLRPAEVDAVEGHGTGTVLGDPIEAQALLATYGQDRPEGLPLRLGSLKSNIGHAQAAAGVGGIIKMVQAMRHGVLPATLHVDRPSEQVDWSDGQVELLTESVSWPATAHPRRAGVSSFGISGTNAHVILEAPAEQPVTAPAPDTRPAPAVLPILVSARTEAAVRGQAAALRDHLARQPGLTPLDVGFSLATTRPLFDHRALTVATGREELLAGLDAIAAGTTAPGVAHGRAAPRRVAMLFTGQGSQRPGMGRELYAAEPAFAAALDEVCEHLDAEIGTSLREVMFTDAQALADAGHAQALADTGYAQPALFALEVALYRLFESFGVEPDHLVGHSVGELAAAHVAGVLTLEDACRLVAARGRLMQALPAGGAMLALRATEAEVAPLLGDGVDLAAVNGPTAVVLSGEEEAVLAVAGRFADRSKKRLRVSHAFHSARMEPMLAEFRRIAEAVTYHPARIPVVPTGGAHAGPDSFGSPEYWVRQVRESVRFHDAVTRLRTAGVGTFLELGPDPVLTAAVQDCLADDDTGEAPEPVVRAALRRGRSETGTFAAGLAPLLVHGTGTRRRELYSGTGACRVDLPTYAFHRQRYWAENVVVPADLAGAGLTGAAHPLLGACVPLSGGGSVCTGRLSTAAHPWLAGHLVAGRPVLPGTALLDLAVHAGDHVGCGLVDELVLSSPLSLDAGEQQIQVLTEPADAAGNHTVRISSRPADAPAEEPWTLHATGTLTPAVAGDEPFDTSEWPPRGAVEVPLDGLYEDEQDPAGNGVAYGPAFQGLSALWRRDGEVYAEVVLPETVHADTGRYGLHPALLDASLHSLAHLLPGAAGRLVPFSFGGAALHAQGATALRVRLTATGPEQVALSAVDPAGRAVASIAALTLRPLATDGPREARHPDALFRVDWQPVPVTARKTETEKGTEPEFRRCALVGADPLRIMDTLSGAGVWTESFADLEALSDAASAGMTLPELVLVSFASGPGTDPVRGLRDITGEALRTVRSWLADERFAGTSLAFVTRSALGDGTGRPDDLACAPLWGLVRTAQSENPGRFLLMDLDGTEASVLALPAAFDTGEPQLAIRDGQLRAARLARVAVPEEPGAAWDPDGTVLVTGATGALGGLVVRHLVAAHGVRQLLLVSRSGSAAPGAGELLAELAELDAEVTLTACDAADRTALAGVLDRIDPAHPLTAVLHLAGVLDDGVITSLTPERFETVLRAKAEAALHLHELTLDAKLAEFVLFSSSAATFGTPGQANYAAANAFLDALAEQRRADGLPARSLAWGAWEHGMAGRLGEVDRDRMTRGGVLALGDGEGLALLDAALRVDAAQFVPVRLDTAAFGPEPAPLLRGLARPAARRTAASHDTGPRTGDRLRGLTGTARRDAVLDLVRGATAAVLGHASADAVESDQAFLELGLDSLTSVELRNALAAETGLRLPATVAFDHASPLDLAEHLHALLGTAQDGAEDRTDTAAAVGGPDTDETIGRLFRRACEERRLAEGFGLLQSVARLRPTFGDGGEEAESPTSVRLAKGGEPVRLVCFASQVALGGVHQYARFASGFREVREVIALAVPGFATGEPLPATEDALLDLLARTVREQVGDAPFALLGSSSGGVLAYATAARMEQEGRPPAGVVLLDTYVPGDDSLGQFEDQLLGGMFEREAGFARMDAARLSAMSWYFNLLGGWRPGKLDSPVLLVRAGEPMPGGEELAPERWQTGWSEADRVVDVPGNHFTMMENLADATAAAVESWIREQSL; this is translated from the coding sequence TTGATGAGTAACGAGGACAAGCTTCTCGGATACTTGAAGAAGGTCACGCTTGAGCTTCATGAGACCAAGCAGCGCCTTCACAGCATGGAATCCGCAGGAACCGAACCCGTGGTCGTCGTCGGCATGGGCTGCCGCTTCCCCGGTGGGGTGAACTCGCCGGACGACCTCTGGCGGCTGGTGGCGGACGGTGTCGACGCGCTCGGCGCGTTCCCCCCGGACCGGGGCTGGGACGCCCTCCAGGGCGTCGGTGGGTTCGTCGAGGGTGTGGCGGATTTCGATGCCGGTCTCTTTGGGATCTCGCCGCGTGAGGCACTGGCGATGGACCCGCAGCAGCGGCTGCTGCTTGAGGTGGTGTGGGAGTCGCTGGAGCGGTCGGGCATCGCACCGTTCTCCTTGCGTGGCCTGCCGGTCGGCGTCTTCGCCGGGACGAACGGGCAGGACTACCCGACAGCATTGGCGCTGGCGGGGGAGTCGGCCGAGGGGTACGGCGGGACGGGAAGCTCGGGCAGCGTCCTGTCGGGGCGCATCTCCTACGCGCTGGGCCTTGAGGGGCCGGCCGTCACCATCGATACGGCGTGTTCGTCGTCGTTGGTGGCCCTTCATCTTGCCGCGCAGTCGTTGCGGTCGGGTGAGTGTGATCTTGCGCTGGCCGGTGGTGTGACGGTGATGTCGACGCCGGGTGCGTTCATCGAGTTCGAGCGGCAGGGTGGTCTGGCCGGGGACGGCCGGTGCAAGGCGTTCTCGGACGATGCGGACGGTACGGGCTGGGGCGAGGGCGCCGGCGTTCTGGTCCTGGAGCGGCTGTCGGACGCCCGACGCAGCGGGCACCAGGTCCTGGCGGTGTTGCGCGGAAGTGCGGTCAATCAGGACGGTGCGTCCAATGGTCTGACGGCGCCGAACGGTCCCTCGCAGCAGCGTGTCATCCGTGAGGCGCTGGCCAGTGCGCGTCTCTCGTCGGCGGATGTGGACGTGGTGGAGGCACACGGTACGGGTACCAAGCTGGGTGACCCGATCGAGGCCCAGGCCCTGCTGGCCACGTACGGGCAGGACCGGCCTGCGGACCAGCCGCTGTGGCTCGGCTCGATCAAGTCGAACATCGGGCACACGCAGGCGGCCGCAGGCGTCGCGGGCGTCATGAAGATGATTCTGGCGATGCGGCACGGTGTACTGCCCCGGTCCCTCCACGTCGGTACCCCGTCCTCGCACGTCGACTGGTCCGCCGGCGCGGTGGAACTGCTGGCCGAGCCACGCGCGTGGCCGCACTCCGAGCGGGTACGCCGGGCTGGAGTGTCGTCCTTCGGGATCAGCGGGACGAACGCGCACGTTCTCGTCGAGGAGGCGCCGCCCTCTCAGCTGGCCCAGGTACCGCAGGAGCTGCTGGAGCTTCCGGTGGTGCCATGGGTGGTGTCGTCGAAGTCGGCGGCGGGGGTTGCGGATCAGGCGCGTCGACTGGCTTCCGGTGTGGACGGCCTGGACGCGTGTGACGTCGGTCTGTCGCTGGGGACGACCCGGGCAGCGCTGGAGCACCGTGCAGTGGTCCTCGGCGCGGACACCGGTGAGCTGCGGGCGCGGTTGGGTGAGCCGTTGGTGCCGGTGGTGGCCCGGGACGGTCTGACCGGGTTCGTGTTCTCGGGTCAGGGGGGTCAGCGGGTCGGTATGGGCCAGGAGCTGGCCGAGTCCTTCCCGGTGTTCGCAGCCGCTCTGGATGAGGTGTGTGCGCACTTCGATGGTCTGCGTGAGGTGATGTTCACCGACGCTGAGGCGCTGAAGTCCACGGGCTGGGCGCAGCCCGCGCTGTTCGCGGTCGAGGTGGCGCTGTTCCGGCTTCTTGAGTCGTGGGGGGTTCGCCCGGACTACCTGGTGGGCCACTCGGTGGGTGAGCTGGCCGCCGCGCACGTGGCCGGGGTGTTCTCGCTGGCGGACGCCTGCAAGCTGGTGGCCGCGCGTGCCGCGTTGATGCAGGCGTTGCCTGCCGGTGGTGCGATGTGGGCGGTCCGGGCCACGCTCGACGAGGTCACCCCGCTGCTGGTGGACGGTGTCTCCGTGGCTGCGGTGAACGCTCCCGGTCAGGTGGTGCTGTCGGGTGCCCGGGAGGCCGTTGAGGCGGTAGCGAGTGGTCTTGCTGATCGTCAGGGGCGGTGGCTGGAGGTCAGTCACGCGTTCCACTCGGTGCTGATGGACCCGATGCTGGACGAGTTCCGTGCGGCGGCCGACGCGCTGGAGATGCGCAGCCCCGAGATACCCGTCGTATCGACGCTGACGGGTGAGCCGATAGCCCGGTTCACCGGGTCGTACTGGGTGGACCAGGTGCGCGGCACGGTCCGCTTCGCCGACGCGATCACCCACCTGAAGTCCTCCGGTGTCACCAGGTTCCTGGAGCTGGGCCCGGACGCCACGCTGACCGGTGCCGTCGACGAGACGTACGACGGCGAATCCCTCGCGGTGGCGGCGCTGAACCGTAAGCAGTCCGAGCCCGCCACCGCCGTCGAGGCCCTGGCCCGCCTCTGGGCCGACGGCGCCGACGTCGACTGGGCGGCCTTCTACGCGCCGACCGGCGCCCGCACCGTCGACCTGCCCACCTACGCCTTCCAGCACCAGCGCTACTGGCCGACCGCCCGTCTCACCGCAGGACCGCGACCGCTCGGCTCCGCCGGGGCCGGGCACCCGCTGCTCCAGGCCATGATCGGTCTGGCGGACTCGGGGGACGTGCTGTTCCTGGGCGGGCTGTCAGCGCAGTCGCACCCTTGGCTCGCGGACCATCAGGTGGCCGGCCGGATCGTGTTCCCCGGAACCGGGCTGCTCGACCTCGCCCTGTGCGCCGGGTCGCGGGTGGGCTGCGAAAGGGTCGAGGAGCTGACCCTGACGGCTCCCCTGGTGATCCCGGAGAGCGGCATCGTCTACGTGCAGTTGCTGGTCGGTGCGCGGGACGCCGCCGGCTGCCGCTCCGTACAGGTGTCGTCGCGGCAGGACAGCGAACCGGCCGACCGGTGGACCCGTCACGCCACCGGCCTGCTCTCCGCCGCCCAGGACGAGGAACCGTCGTACGACCTCGCCCAGTGGCCCCCGGACGGTGCGCAGGAGGTGGACACGGCCGGGCTCTACGAGGCCCTGGCGGCGCTGGGGCTCCAGTACGGTCCTGTCTTCCGCGGGCTGCGCCGGGCGTGGCGGCGGGCGGACGAGCTCTTCGTCGAGACCCTGCTCTCCGACCCCGCTCAGCCCTCGGGCGCCGGCACCTACCCGCTGCACCCCGCCGTCCTGGACTCGGTGCTCCACGCGATGGCGCTCGGCGCCACCGCATCCAGCGGCGCCGACGCGGCCGGGAGCGGGACCCCCGGGCGGTTGCCGTTCTCGTGGAGCGGGGTGGCCCTGCACGCCGAGGGAGCCGGTGCGCTGCGGGCGCGCCTGACGCACAGCGGACCGGACAGCATCGCCGTCCAGGTGGCCGACGTCCTGGGCCGGCCCGTCGCGGAGGTGGCCTCCCTGACGCTCCGGCCGATGGCCGTGGACGCCCGGGACTCAGAGGGAGCCGGCGCAGCCGGCTCTGCGGACGACGCCCCGAAGGACGCCCTGTTCCGGCTGGACTGGATGCGGATCGCGGCACCGGACGCGCCGGCGGGACCCGGACCGGTGCTCCTGGGCGAGGACGCGGGCTCAGCCGCGTACCGCGACCTGGCGGCACTGCGTACGGCGATCGACGCCGGACACCCCGTACCCGACGTGGTCATGGCCAGAGCGGCCGGCACGGCCGCCACAGCCGACTCGGCCACGGCCTCCGGCGCCGGGCTGGCCGACAGCACCCACGAGGCGGTCCTGCACGCCCTCGCCCTCCTCCAGGACTGGCTCGCGGACGAGCGCTTCGAGACGAGCCGGCTGGTCCTGGTCTGCGAGGGGGCGGTCGCGGTCCGGCCCGGGGAGAACGTGCGGGACCTGCCGGGCGCGGCCGTCTGGGGCCTCGTGCGGTCGGCCCAGTCCGAACACCCGGAACGGTTCCAGCTCATCGACGTACAGGGTGGGCCGACCGCCGACGCCGAGGCCGCGTACGGCTCGTCCGAGCCGCAGCTCGCCGTCCGCGACGGCGAGCTGTTCGCCTGCCGCCTCGCCGTCGCACCGCCGACGGCCCAGGCCCCTGTCTGGGACCCCGACGGCACCGTGCTCCTCACCGGCGCCACCGGCGAACTCGGCGGCGTGATCTCCCGCCACCTGGTCACCACCCACGGGGTACGCCGTCTCCTGCTCCTCAGCCGTCGCGGCCCGGACGCACCCGGGGCCGCCGAGCTGACCGCGGAACTGACCGCACACGGCGCCGAAGTCACCCTCCTCGCCTGCGATGTGGCGGACCGGGACGCCCTCGCCGCCGCTCTCGGCACCGTCCCCGCCGGGCACCCGCTGACCGGCGTCGTGCACACCGCCGGTGTGCTTGCGGACGCGACGGTGATGTCCCTGACCCCGGAGCAGGTGGCGCGAGTGCTGCGCCCCAAGGTGGACGCCGCGCTCCAGCTGCACGAACTGACCCGCGACGCACCCCTGTCGGCGTTCGTCCTGTTCTCCTCGGTCTCGGCCGCGCTCGGCGCACCCGGGCAGGGCAACTACGCCGCCGCCAACGCCTTCCTGGACGCGCTCGCCCAGCGCCGCCGTGCCGAGGGGCTTCCCGGGCTCTCCCTGGGCTGGGGCCTGTGGGACGGCTCGGGCGAGATGACCGGCGAGCTGGGCGACACCGACCGGCGGCGCATGGCCCGCGGCGGTGTGGTGCCGCTGTCCATGGCCGACGGCACCGCCCTGTTCGACCTGGCCGCCGCCACCGGGCACGCGGCGGTGCTGCCCGTCCGCCTCGACCTCGCCGTGCTGCGCGAGTCCGCCGAGCACCTGCCACCGGTCTTCCGAGGCCTGGTCCGCCCGCCGCGGCGGCGCGCGGCCGCCGCGGATACGGTCACCGCGGACGCGCTGTCCGACCGGCTCACCCCGCTGCCGGCCGAGGAACGGCTCGCCGCCCTGCGCGAACTGGTCCAGGACCGGGCCGCCACCGTGCTCGGCCACGGCTCGGCGCACGACGTCGCACCCGACCAGCCGTTCCACGAGCTGGGTTTCGACTCGCTCACCGCGGTCGAACTGCGCAACCACCTCAACGCCGCGACCGGGCTGCGGCTCTCCGCGACCCTCGTGTTCGACCACCCGACCGCCGACGCCGTCGCCCGCCATGTGCTGGAGCGGCTGTTCGGGGCGCAGCGCCCCGAACGCGTCCCGGCCGCGCCCGCACGGACCCGGGGCCCGGACTCCGACGACCCCGTCGTCATCGTCGGCATGGCCTGCCGCTACCCCGGCGGTGTCCGCAGCGCCGACGACCTGTGGGACCTGGTGAGCACCGGCGCCGACGGCGTCACCCCGTTCCCCGTCGACCGCGGCTGGGACCTGGAACGGCTCTACGACGCCGACCCGGACACCGGTGGTGCGAGCTATGTGCGGGAGGGCGGATTCCTGCACGACGCCGCCGAGTTCGACGCGGCCTTCTTCGGTATCTCACCACGTGAGGCGCTGGTCATGGACCCGCAGCAGCGGCTCCTCCTGGAGACGTCCTGGGAGGCCGTCGAGTCCGCGGGCATCGACCCCACCGCGCTGCGCGGCGGGCGCACCGGAGTCTTCGCGGGCGTCATGTACCACGACTACCTGGCCAGGCTGCACACCGTCCCCAAGGGCGCCGAAGGGTTCCTGGGCACCGGTTCGGCGGGCAGCGTCGTCACCGGTCGCGTCGCCTACCTGCTGGGACTCGAAGGTCCTGCCGTGACGATCGACACCGCCTGCTCCTCCTCGCTGGTGGCGCTGCACCTGGCTGCCCAGGCGCTGCGCTCGGGCGAGTGCGACACGGCGCTGGCCGGCGGGGTCACCGTGATGGCGACCCCGGGTACGTTCATCGACTTCAGCCGGCAGCGCGGCCTCGCCCCCGACGGCCGGTGCAAGTCCTTCTCGTCCACCGCCGACGGCACCGGATGGGCCGAGGGCGTCGGCATGCTGCTGCTGGAACGCCTCTCCGACGCGCGTCGCCACGGACACCGGGTGCTGGCGGTCGTGCGGGGCTCGGCCGTCAACCAGGACGGCGCTTCCAACGGCCTGACCGCACCCAACGGACCCGCCCAGCAGCGCGTCATCCAGGAGGCCCTGGACCGTGCCGGACTGCGGCCCGCCGAGGTGGACGCCGTAGAGGGCCACGGCACCGGAACGGTCCTGGGCGACCCCATCGAGGCGCAGGCGCTGCTGGCCACCTACGGCCAGGACCGGCCCGAGGGGCTGCCGCTGCGGCTCGGCTCGCTCAAGTCGAACATCGGGCACGCCCAGGCCGCCGCGGGCGTCGGCGGCATCATCAAGATGGTGCAGGCCATGCGGCACGGCGTGCTTCCGGCGACGCTGCACGTGGACCGGCCGAGCGAGCAGGTCGACTGGTCGGACGGACAGGTCGAGCTGCTCACCGAGAGCGTCTCGTGGCCCGCGACCGCACACCCCCGGCGCGCCGGTGTCTCGTCCTTCGGCATCAGCGGCACCAACGCGCACGTCATCCTGGAGGCCCCGGCCGAGCAGCCGGTAACCGCCCCGGCCCCCGACACCCGGCCCGCGCCCGCCGTGCTGCCGATCCTGGTGTCGGCCCGCACCGAGGCGGCCGTACGCGGCCAGGCCGCGGCCCTGCGCGACCACCTGGCTCGGCAGCCCGGACTCACCCCGCTCGACGTCGGCTTCTCGCTCGCCACCACCCGCCCCCTCTTCGACCACCGGGCGCTCACGGTCGCCACCGGCCGGGAGGAGCTGCTGGCCGGACTGGACGCGATCGCGGCCGGCACCACCGCACCGGGCGTCGCGCACGGCCGGGCCGCGCCCCGCCGGGTCGCGATGCTGTTCACCGGGCAGGGCAGCCAGCGGCCCGGCATGGGACGCGAGCTGTACGCGGCCGAGCCGGCGTTCGCCGCCGCCCTGGACGAGGTGTGCGAGCACCTCGACGCCGAAATCGGCACGTCCCTGCGCGAGGTGATGTTCACCGACGCGCAGGCCCTGGCCGACGCGGGACACGCGCAGGCCCTCGCCGACACGGGATACGCGCAGCCCGCGCTGTTCGCCCTCGAAGTGGCGCTGTACCGGCTGTTCGAGTCCTTCGGAGTCGAGCCCGACCATCTGGTGGGGCACTCGGTCGGTGAGCTGGCCGCCGCCCATGTGGCGGGCGTACTGACACTGGAGGACGCCTGCCGGCTGGTCGCGGCCCGGGGCCGGCTGATGCAGGCACTCCCGGCGGGCGGCGCGATGCTGGCACTGCGGGCGACCGAGGCGGAGGTCGCCCCACTGCTGGGCGACGGGGTGGACCTCGCCGCGGTCAACGGGCCCACAGCAGTGGTGCTGTCGGGCGAGGAGGAAGCCGTCCTCGCGGTGGCCGGACGGTTCGCGGACCGTTCGAAGAAGCGGCTGCGGGTGAGCCACGCCTTCCACTCGGCCCGGATGGAACCGATGCTGGCGGAGTTCCGCCGGATCGCCGAGGCCGTCACCTACCACCCGGCGAGGATCCCGGTCGTGCCGACCGGCGGTGCGCACGCCGGTCCCGACAGCTTCGGTTCCCCGGAGTACTGGGTGCGGCAGGTACGCGAGAGCGTGCGGTTCCACGACGCGGTCACGCGGTTGCGCACGGCCGGAGTCGGTACCTTCCTCGAACTCGGCCCGGACCCCGTCCTCACGGCCGCCGTCCAGGACTGCCTCGCGGACGACGACACCGGCGAGGCGCCGGAACCGGTCGTCCGCGCGGCCCTGCGCCGCGGCCGCTCCGAGACCGGCACGTTCGCCGCGGGGCTCGCCCCGCTCCTCGTGCACGGCACCGGCACCCGAAGGAGGGAGCTCTACTCCGGCACCGGTGCGTGCCGGGTGGACCTGCCGACCTACGCGTTCCACCGGCAGCGGTACTGGGCCGAGAACGTCGTCGTCCCGGCCGACCTGGCGGGAGCCGGACTGACCGGCGCCGCCCACCCGCTGCTCGGCGCCTGCGTCCCGCTGTCCGGCGGGGGGTCCGTCTGCACCGGACGGCTCTCCACCGCCGCCCACCCGTGGCTCGCCGGCCATCTCGTCGCCGGGCGGCCGGTGCTTCCCGGCACCGCGCTCCTCGACCTGGCCGTGCACGCGGGCGACCACGTCGGCTGCGGTCTCGTGGACGAACTGGTGCTGTCCTCCCCGCTGTCCCTCGACGCGGGCGAGCAGCAGATCCAGGTCCTGACCGAGCCCGCCGACGCGGCCGGAAACCACACCGTGCGGATCTCCTCCCGGCCGGCCGACGCGCCCGCAGAGGAGCCCTGGACCCTGCACGCGACCGGAACCCTCACCCCGGCCGTGGCAGGCGACGAGCCGTTCGACACCTCTGAGTGGCCGCCGCGCGGCGCCGTCGAAGTGCCGCTCGACGGGCTCTACGAGGACGAGCAGGACCCGGCGGGGAACGGAGTCGCCTACGGCCCGGCCTTCCAGGGACTCAGCGCGCTCTGGCGGCGCGACGGAGAGGTCTACGCCGAAGTGGTGCTGCCCGAAACGGTCCATGCGGACACCGGGCGCTACGGACTGCACCCCGCCCTCCTCGACGCGTCCCTGCACTCCCTCGCCCACCTGCTGCCCGGCGCCGCCGGCCGGCTCGTGCCGTTCTCCTTCGGCGGCGCCGCCCTGCACGCCCAGGGCGCCACCGCCCTTCGCGTCCGGCTGACGGCGACCGGGCCAGAGCAGGTGGCGCTCAGCGCCGTGGACCCCGCCGGGCGGGCGGTCGCCTCGATCGCCGCGCTCACACTGCGCCCCCTCGCCACGGACGGCCCTCGCGAAGCGCGCCACCCGGACGCGCTGTTCCGCGTCGACTGGCAACCCGTGCCGGTGACAGCGCGGAAGACGGAGACGGAGAAGGGGACGGAACCGGAGTTCCGGCGCTGCGCACTGGTCGGCGCGGACCCGCTGAGGATCATGGACACCCTCTCCGGGGCGGGTGTGTGGACCGAGTCCTTCGCCGACCTGGAAGCCCTGTCGGACGCGGCGTCGGCGGGCATGACCCTGCCCGAACTCGTCCTGGTCTCCTTCGCCTCCGGTCCCGGAACCGACCCGGTCCGCGGCCTGCGGGACATCACCGGCGAGGCGCTGCGGACCGTACGGTCGTGGCTCGCGGACGAGCGGTTCGCCGGAACGAGCCTGGCCTTCGTGACACGCTCCGCGCTCGGTGACGGCACCGGACGCCCGGACGACCTGGCCTGTGCTCCGCTCTGGGGCCTGGTGCGGACCGCCCAGTCGGAGAACCCGGGCCGCTTCCTCCTCATGGACCTCGACGGGACGGAGGCCTCGGTCCTCGCCCTGCCCGCCGCCTTCGACACCGGAGAACCACAACTCGCGATCAGAGACGGTCAGTTGCGTGCGGCCAGGCTGGCCCGTGTCGCCGTACCCGAGGAGCCCGGCGCCGCCTGGGACCCGGACGGCACCGTGCTGGTCACCGGTGCCACCGGCGCCCTCGGCGGACTGGTCGTCCGCCACCTCGTCGCGGCCCACGGCGTGCGGCAGCTGCTGCTGGTGAGCCGCAGCGGCTCCGCCGCCCCCGGCGCCGGGGAGTTGCTGGCCGAACTCGCGGAGCTGGACGCCGAAGTCACCCTGACCGCGTGCGACGCGGCCGACCGGACCGCCCTGGCCGGGGTCCTGGACCGGATCGACCCGGCGCATCCGCTCACCGCGGTGCTCCACCTCGCCGGGGTCCTGGACGACGGAGTGATCACCTCGCTCACCCCGGAACGGTTCGAGACCGTACTGCGCGCGAAGGCGGAGGCCGCGCTGCACCTGCACGAACTGACCCTCGACGCGAAGCTCGCCGAGTTCGTGCTGTTCTCCTCGTCGGCGGCCACCTTCGGCACCCCGGGCCAGGCCAACTACGCCGCGGCCAACGCCTTCCTGGACGCCCTGGCCGAGCAGCGGCGCGCCGACGGCCTGCCCGCCAGATCGCTCGCCTGGGGCGCCTGGGAGCACGGCATGGCCGGCCGGCTCGGCGAAGTGGACCGCGACCGCATGACCCGGGGCGGCGTGCTGGCGCTGGGCGACGGGGAAGGGCTCGCGCTCCTCGATGCCGCCCTGCGGGTCGACGCCGCCCAGTTCGTGCCCGTCCGCCTCGACACCGCGGCGTTCGGCCCCGAACCGGCCCCGCTCCTGCGCGGCCTCGCCCGCCCGGCGGCCCGGCGCACCGCCGCGAGCCACGACACCGGCCCCCGTACGGGAGACCGGCTGCGCGGGCTGACCGGCACGGCCCGCCGGGACGCGGTACTCGACCTGGTGCGCGGTGCGACCGCCGCCGTCCTCGGGCACGCCTCGGCCGACGCGGTCGAGTCCGACCAGGCGTTCCTCGAACTCGGCCTGGACTCACTGACCTCGGTGGAGCTGCGCAACGCGCTGGCCGCCGAGACCGGGCTGCGGCTGCCGGCCACCGTCGCCTTCGACCACGCCTCACCGCTCGACCTGGCCGAGCACCTGCACGCACTGCTCGGCACGGCACAGGACGGCGCGGAGGACCGCACGGACACCGCGGCCGCCGTTGGCGGGCCCGACACCGACGAGACCATCGGCCGGCTCTTCCGCCGGGCCTGCGAGGAGCGCAGGCTGGCCGAGGGCTTCGGACTCCTGCAGAGCGTCGCCCGGCTGCGGCCGACCTTCGGCGACGGCGGCGAGGAGGCCGAGTCCCCCACCTCCGTCCGGCTGGCCAAGGGCGGCGAACCGGTCCGGCTCGTCTGCTTCGCCTCGCAGGTCGCCCTCGGCGGCGTCCACCAGTACGCACGGTTCGCCTCCGGGTTCCGTGAGGTGCGGGAGGTGATCGCGCTCGCGGTGCCCGGATTCGCGACCGGTGAGCCGCTGCCGGCCACCGAGGACGCCCTGCTCGACCTGCTGGCGCGGACGGTGCGCGAACAGGTCGGGGACGCGCCCTTCGCGCTGCTGGGCTCGTCCTCCGGCGGTGTACTCGCCTACGCGACGGCCGCCCGGATGGAACAGGAGGGCCGGCCTCCGGCGGGAGTCGTGCTCCTGGACACCTATGTGCCGGGCGACGACTCGCTCGGCCAGTTCGAGGACCAGCTGCTCGGCGGCATGTTCGAACGCGAGGCCGGCTTCGCGCGCATGGACGCCGCCAGGCTGTCCGCGATGAGCTGGTACTTCAACCTGCTGGGCGGCTGGCGGCCCGGGAAGCTCGACTCGCCCGTGCTGCTCGTGCGGGCCGGCGAACCGATGCCCGGCGGCGAGGAACTGGCCCCCGAGCGGTGGCAGACGGGCTGGAGCGAGGCGGACCGCGTCGTGGACGTACCGGGCAACCACTTCACCATGATGGAGAACCTGGCCGACGCAACCGCGGCCGCGGTCGAGAGCTGGATCCGCGAACAGTCGTTGTGA